The Pithys albifrons albifrons isolate INPA30051 chromosome 1, PitAlb_v1, whole genome shotgun sequence genome contains the following window.
ATAACTGTAACTGATGCTGATGTGTCTGAAGCTTAAAAAATCTGTTtgtcagattaaaaaaaactgtTTGTCATAACAACAACCTTTCCTTTCCATTGGCTTCAATAAACTTTGAATAAACTTCAATAAACTTTCATCCTCCCTCCTAAGTCACAACTTGAGCATTTAATTCCCAAGTGTCCCATCCCTGTGGTTTTTATTTCACCCTCCAAGGTTTTAAGGCTGTTTTGGCTCCCCATGTGACATGGCACTGGTTTGAAATGACAGGCTGGTACCAGGTGACCCCTGGATTTATGAACATGGGAATGCTGACTTTCTCTTTGGGTAATTTGTCATGAGCACCACTCAAAGAGAGAATCCCACATAATTAGCCCTCGGCAGTGGAGTGTTCCCAAACTGTGGGGTGCCAAACAGCCCTTTGGGTGTCCCACAAACCAGGAGTGGGTGGGGTGAGCCCAGGGAGAGgaaggcactgctgctctgctcagagaCAGCTCAGGGCTTTCAGTCCCTGTGCTAACCAGCCCTTCACCACCTTGCACACATCCCTTGGAGCCACTTACTCCACAAATTCCATTCCCTGGCAATCACTTGGACAATCACTGCATTTTACTGCTTGCACAgaggtcatagaatcatagaatggattgggttggaaaagacctccctgatcatcaagtccaacccttggtccaactccagtccctttaccagatcatggcactcagtgccacggccaatctcagttgaaaaatctccagggatggggaatccaccccctctctgggcagcccattccaatgcctgagcactctctctgcaaagaatttttttctgctctccaacttcaatttcccctggcagagcttgagcccatcgtgcccccttgtcctattgctgagtgcctgggagaagagaccaacccccacctggccagaacttcccttcagggagttctagacagtgctgaggtcacctctgagcctcctcttctccaggctaaacacccccagctccctcagcctctccccacagcacttgtgctccagtcccttctccagcctcattgctcttctccaTTCGACTAGGGAAGTAGAGGGAAGTGCTGTTGGAGACAATAcccaccccagagcagcagcacagacatctggaaagctgctgagacagaggggacaggctgTGCCAAGCTGTGGGGGGGCCATGGTGTGAGCTGATCACCTCAGCTGTCAGAGCTCTGTCCCAGTCCCAcccactgctcccagcctggccagctGTGGCACCTCAGCCAGGCTGTTTTGGACAGGAAATGTCAGGGCAGCTCCCCAAGAGTTCTGGAGTctcttggaatcacagaatcatttaggttggaaaagacctctgagatcaagtccaacttttgACCCATCACCACCTTggcaagcagagcagagcactgagtgccacagccagtgtTTTGGATGTCCCAGTGAGAGAGAGCAGGACTCAGACTCACCTATGACATTTGGCCTTGCAAAAAAGGACTTAGCTAACAATGTACTTTTCTTTGCCACGTGGAGTTTGCGTTGCCAATTTTTGCTGAACTCTGACTGAACATGAGGAGATGTTTGGTGGAGTCTGGAGATTTGCCTTCTATCCCCCAGGACcatctggcacagcagtggAAACCCTGAATGAATAAACATTATCATCCTGCCACTCACTCATCCATCAGGCAGAAGCTGAAACACCAATGGCCTCATCATCTTTGTCATTTGCCAATCAGGCTCCACTTCAGGGTAACTGAGACAAAACCCACAGATTAAGGTCCAGAGCAGAACTGGGCAACAGAATTAATGTATTATTCAGGGGACAGAACTGGATGGGCTTGTGGTTTCCATTTTAGAAGCATGGGGTTTGCACAAAGGTGTTGGATTTGCCAGCTAAATTGCTGTgagttcttttgttttgctgttgtttaaatgaagagaaatatttcaattaCAAAAATAGGAATGTTGAAGAGAACTGAATGATACATTCACCTCTAGTGATTGATTCACAGACAGTCCTTGAACTGGCTggcaacagaaaataaaagcacagtAAAGTTTACTTTTCTATAATGCCTCAAAATTTCATGCTGTTCAGGTGATGACACATTCATGGGAGAAGCCAAATgagtagattaaaaaaaaagcctaatgGTAAAATTAGCtccttctttaatttttaaaggattgGAAGTACAGGGCTGAGAATCTCAGGTAACCCTTTGCATTCTGCTTTTGTTCTGGTGCAGACAAGTTCCAGGtggcattttctctttttcctttaacaGTTTTGAAAACATTACAATGGGTTGTACTTCTTGTGACTGAGAACACCCTGCTCCAATCCCtttggatccctggaagtgagGAAACCTCAGGTGCTGACCCTGCAGGTGTGCATGGCTTGTTTATCCTGCTGCCACAACACTTCCCCTCGCCAGTTCTGCTCCCTGCTCTTGCTAAAACCAAAATACTTGTGCTTTTGAATACATTTTGTTTGTCCTCATTGACAGCTGGAACATTTTCTGTGAGGGGCAGAAATACAAGAAGCACGGAGAGAGAAATTTCCAGCTGAAAACGTCCTTCCCTTCTCAGGGcacttcttgttttcttctgctctttgcttccTAAAGCAGTCAGAAAATGTCAAGTTAGTCTTACTCAGACTGAGATTCAAATCAAGAAGGCAAAGTGTGTAAGTCAGAGAGCATTTCAGACACAAAGGGAAGGGATTGTTTATTCGGTGGGTCAGCTCTGCCCCAGTTTTCCCAGATGACGTGGGACTGCCCTGGAAAGACCTCTGGTGGCTTTTCCCAAAGGGTGGTTGCAGAAATCAGGGCACAATCAAAGCCCCCCTGGGTGACTTTGGGAGACCTCACGTTGATTTGCAGGAGAGCTGGAACATTTTTGAACATCACCTCATTTAGTCTGAGTGTCCCTCACACAGAATTCTGCCTTTGCACATCAGCACCAAGGGCTGCCTGCATTTATTTGTCTCCAAACCTGTCTGACTCATCTTTCTGTTACAATGAAGTGTTTTGCCAAGCCATCACTTTCGCCATAAATATATTCCCTTGGCCACATCTTAGTGGTGGATTATTTGCTCCAGAAtcttttcttttcatctcaGAGATGAATATACATTTTGGGACCAGGTTTTGAAATACCAGTTTGCTTCAGGAAACCTCTTATAAACAAGTCTTGGAAGCCAGCACTAAATCagttttgtatattttatttcccAAGGAATCAGACCCCCTTTGTTTATTATCTAGCAAAACCTCCAGCAGAATGTAAAAATCAAGATTGAATGAGACAAGAGCATTATAAAAATACTGAAGCTGTCTCTCCCTGGCTATGGGGAAACACATTCCTTCActttaatataaaaaagaaattatataatggtaaaaaaaataaaaccaaaaccaactgAGGAATTTGcacatttatttcaaatacaCAGCCAAATCTCAGCTGGTCACATTTGTTTCCAAAGTCATTTTGTCCTGCAGTCACCAAATATTAAAGAATATAATAGCATGGGGATATTCAACTAGAGATTTAACCACAATATTTAATCAGCTGTTTCGAACAAATCCAGCAAGCTGAAgtctctgccagctgtgcctggaGGACTGTGAGCAGCACCAAAGCCTCCCCTCCTCAGGGAACCCAGAGCTCCAGCATGGGAAAACCTGACCCAACATTCCAGCAATCCCAGACCCACCCACAGCAAAGGACACCCACAAGTCAGGACTTCTTCTCCAAGAGAGAAGTCCAGTCAGGAGTGATTATCCACACGCTGCTTCCTCACAGTCCTCCATCACACTGAGTGTGGCCAAAGCTCTGCTTTCCAACCCTCCTGGCCTTCTCCCTAAAGGTCTTTGCTGCACCACGTGTGCTCCTGAGCATCCCCTCCTCACCTCCCTCATCCATCAAGACATGTTCAACCATCTAAACAAGCTCCAAAAGTCACCTTAGGCACTCGTGGCTACCTGAGAGCAAGGCTGGCTGGGAAGAGCCCAGAAGGAGCCAGAGGAtttctggagcagcaggtggagggcagaaggagcagccttgggcaccaGAGGTGTTTGGAGGTTCCTCCATCACTCCCCTCAAGCCAAactttccctcctgccctcaggaaACTCACCAACACCAGCAGTTTAGTTTTAAAGTTCAACTGCAATTTTTTGCTGAAGTCTAAAACTTCCTTTTCCTACTCACCCTTCCAAACTGCAGCTTCCAATGAATCAGTTCACAGCAtcccaggggctggagaggggacaggaaggTGGAAAAACTGTCCCCCTCAGCAAAGGCACCCCTTCAGTCTGCTCAGCCAAATGCATGCCCTGCATACAGAAGTGGAACATCCGGAAAACCTCTTGGTGGGCTTTTCCCCACCAGAAGCCACAAGGGGATTCCAGTTCTGTTCAAAGGGACAAGGTAAGCACCATGTTGCAGCCCTTGCAGACCAGTTTCTCAAGAGAGATTTGTTCCCGCATCAAATTCAGAAATTCTGATGTCACAGGCTCCTAAACATTCTCCTATGAGACTAAAATGCTCAATCCCATCCCCAGAAATTGCTGTTTGTGCCCCTAAACCCCCAGACATTCCAACATTAGCCCAGCCTGGCTCTACTCTTGGAATCAAGGTTGCATTCCAAGCCcatacacaaacacaaaccTGTCTGAGCTCGGAGATTTGGGGCTCCTCTTTTGGTCAGCtggaaaaagggagaattgGAGCAATGTGAAGTCCTCATGTGTTAAGGTTAGATGTAAAAAGCTcagattttctttgaaattaaagtTAAATGTTCAAATAAAACAGTTTCTCTTTCTACTCATTGAAAATAAAGTTCCTAGTGTAAATGACACACCCAGTTCAAATTTGATTTCTAGATGAGCCAACTGATAGTGGAAGCATTCAGGATTCTCTAATTAATGTTATAGAAAACTGTACTTAATTACTTCTTAAGCACTTCCATCTGCATAAAGTTGCATTACACTGAATACATAATCATTTAAATCCATTACCTACATATAAATATGTATCAAATTTGCCTTGCAAATGTCTTCATCCTCTGCTTTGTTAATCACAACTGTCATATCTAAATTAATCCAAAATGTGCAATTCTGGCTTACTCACCAAATCACTCTGTAGTAAACAAAATGTGTATTATAGgacaaaaatacaataaaataagaGGTGGAGGTCCTCAGGGTAGTTTAAATTATTACCAAAGTCAACAGAATGACTCCACTGAAATCAGCTGTCAatggcagctgctgggacagactTCAGCAGCTCTGAGACAACACAAAGATACATCGTTTAGGACTAAAATACCTATTTACAACTGTAACTTTTCATCTAGAATTAGTAAGTGCTGATTTGACTGCTCAAGGGATGAGCTGGATACATTAAACCTGTTTTCTGGTGCCTGGAACATTCCCACTATTAGATCTAAGCTGGTTGTCTTAAATGCAAATGCACATTAGTTAATCTGTGTAATGAATGTCTGCCTCCAATGGCTCTGTTTCATTTAGGTTCACCTGAAGTCAAGTTAATAAAAGGCCTGTTTAATTAAATGTTCTCTTTCAAACTCAACAGCCAAAGGAATATGGAGAGGCACTGCTCTCTCAACTCCAAGAGTCATTACAGCCTTTTTTCAGATACCACTTACAGATAGAGAAGAGGATCAAGATGAGCACTTGTGCCATAAAATAATCCATTAAATGGTTCCATCCCTTTCTACTGAGTAAAGAACCAGAAAAACCATTTTGAACCAGGTCTTCTGTGGTCACTTATCAAGACACTGTCAAAAGCCAGAGTCCGAGTTTTCAGCTGGGAATGAAAAGATGCACAATTGCAAATTCTGTTGGATGCTGCACAAGGGACAGACAGACCTCAGGCTGCTCAGGCTGCATTTCCAAAGCAATCTGGAGAGCACaaacagccagagcagcagcagggcttggCTTTGGTGGGGGTGATGGAAGTCATAGGCAGGAAATCCTGATGCTCCAAGGGGCAGGTGGGGATGGCACATTTCCATTTACATTAGCACAGGGCTATAAAGTGCACAAACACAGATGGTCTGTCCTCAGTTTGACAGAGCAGTAGGTGCTACCTATAGAAAAGGAGAAGCCAGAAAAGGAGAGAGGCAGCAAGCAACAAAAAGCCAACACATTCATGGCAGGTTTCGTTAAAGTAACTAAAACTTTTACTATTCCATGAGCTGCATTCTGTGCTTTGCAGAAGAGAGGAGGACACATCAACTCCACAGGCATCAATGAATTCCAATCAATCACAGAGACATCTGATGGGATAGCACAAACATCTGTGTGCCAGTTTTGGAAGTTGGATTGCTGGAGGCTCCTCTGTTCATTCGGCAGCTGCTTCAGCCATGCTGCCAACTCCAAGCTCCCCACACTCCTCCCCTCTGTCCTAGAGCAGTCCTTGGGAAGCCTTTACCTGCAGGGAAGTGCAGTGCTGCCTTTGCACATCAGGGGTGTTTAGGGGAGGCAGTgatgctgctgcacagcagctgccttCTCTCCAGCCCTCCATCTTCTCTGAGAGCCTCctgactgctgctgctccaaTGCCATTCTTCATTCCCAAAACATGGGAGAGGTTCTTCCTCTGGCTGTGCTCTAACAAACACACACCTATAACAACATTTCCTGTAAGTGTGGTAGAGAGCAGAAATCCCTGTCAACAGCAAAGGAACAAAAGTGCTCCTCCATTACAGACTCAGAGTTTAATTACAAAGTCAATTAGCACATGTCAACCTGCTAAACAGGAAGAGCAcaggatgtcccatccctggaagttcaAACtgaggctggacagggcttggagcatcctggtctagtggaaggtgtcccagccatggaactggatgatctttaaggtcccttccaacccaaagtgttctgtgattccatgctCACACATGGCAGCTACACATAGGCATGGACGCCCAGGGATGgccctctggcagtgccaggtctgtgcaggctgtgctgggcaagcAATGGATACCTGGATTTTGCAGCTGTGTCAGCCCAGCACCAGAAGTGACAGTACATTGCTCCTGCAGCCAGGAGGAGGGCAgtgctcccccagcccacaaagagagcagctcccagctccctctTCAGCGGCACAGGCACTTCGGGATCGTAGAAGTCACGGATGATGCTCCCTCCAGTCCAGGACACCGGGATCAGCACGAGGGTGCCCGTCAGCAGAAAGGCAATTCCAGCTGCCAGGATGAAGATGCTGACGCCCTGGGGATCCTCCTTGGTCCTCTGAGTGTACTTCACCCCAGCAATGGCCATCAGGAAGGAGAGGACTGACAGCACCACGGCAATGCACATGAGGGCTCTGAACGCCTCCAAGGGCgggggcagagccaggaaagaGTCGTAGAACTTGCACTGCAGCCTGAGGCCCATCTGACTGATGCAGTCcatccacagcccttcccagatggTCTCAAACACCACGATGTTGCCCTCGATGTAGGCAGAAACCCTCCACTGGGGCATGACTGTGGCTGCCAGAGTGCCAACCATGCCCACGCCACCGAGTATCAGCCCAGTGATCTGCAGCACACAGCAAgccatgctgctgctggaggacaCAGCTCGAGCAGGACAGCCCAGAAGGTCTTCCAGGATCCCTCATTCACAGAAGCCAGACAAAGCCTGAGAGGGAATGTTTGCTCCAGTAGTTTCCTCGTGCAGCttttctcagcagcagctcctccagtcTGAGGTTCAGAGAGATAGAAACCCATTTCTCACTGCCTGGAAGGACCTGctatttatttgctttgaaatCCCCTCTGACTCCAGTGCCTACCCATCAAGCCTAACAAGTTCCCAGCCAATGGAAGGCCCAGAGGGGTGTGTCACAGCTGATTTCACTGCTGCTCATAgtgtgtctgcagtgctgctatAATTAAGGTAGTGTCAGGGATTCAATTAAAGGCACCTAATTGCAGGGCTAATAATTTCTTAACTGCAAGATTGCAGCTATGTTGAAATTCAGTACAGAAAGCCTGGGCTTCCATCTGTTCAAATATTGTATTAAAATAGGTCATTACAGTTGTTCTTACAACAAAAGCTAAACTTGAGGCTTGGAGTGGGGCTTACTTTCTAAGTGCTACAGCCCTGGGAAAGCACCTGAAGGTTATTTTTGGTTTAAATCCAGCTAGGAGGTACTTGATGTAGCTCTTTAATGTAAATTCCTCGTTTTGATCCAATATAAAAGTATAATTATGATATTAGACAGGTACAGGAAAGCCAAGGATTCCAATCAACATCAAAGCTTTACTCCACCAGCTTCAAAACTCACAAGGGCAACAAAGAAAAGAGCTGGCAGAGTATCACAGCTCTTACTTTGAATCCAGGGGTAAGGTCGCTGTTAGGGAATATTCTCTGAGACTCACTTCTGATTAGAAGGAGAGTGTTCCACACTAATAATCTTACCCAGGTAACACTGGGGGGGTTGGAGGCAACAGTTTGATATGAGAGGGGTATATAAGGTGTACAGTGCACCTTGGAAGAAGCCTTGGGTCCCTCCCACAAGCCTGCACAGATACCTGCAAGCCTGGACAAAAATGCACGCCAAGGACTGCTTTGCCTTGAGCCAAGTCAGCAATAGCTGCTGCATTAGggcttctttccctttcttttccctgctttgctgACAACTCACGGGTGGTGTTGAAATGGAAGTGCTTCTGGTTCCTCCAGCTCTTTGAACCagttaaaaaaagtaaatagaaaAAACCTTGGTTCACTAGAGACAATGAAGGCCTCTAGAAGTGCTGTCAAAGAAAGACACATTCTGGTTCTTTGGCTTGTGGGCTCTGTGTGTTTGGAAATATCAGGCATTGCCTTTGATGGTATTAATTCAGTTACAGCCCTAGGGGCCTACAGAACACATTCCAAGAAGCAGCCAAGCCCACGAAAAGGGAATTGTCCACCTAAAACACCCAGAGCCCAGTAACTACCTGGAAGGAAGGGGTGCCAGGCAATGCAAGTTGTACAGTATAATGCTACATGTCCTTGTGGAAAATGTGCCCAAGGGATCTGGGcaattcatttttccttcaagtCTGCAAGCAGGAagctggaaagaaagaaatgtcttcAGCTGAGATGTGAAACACAAACTTTAGAAGCTAAATATATTATCAGGTTTGTACTTAGAGAGAGATGAATATGACATCACTCCTCGGCAGACATAAAAAACCAATCCAGTGCTGCTGAAAGACCAAGGCATTTTGCTCTGTGCACACAGAAAGAGGTGGTAGAGATGAAATCAGAAGTCATAGATGGTTGTCAGTCTAAAACTCCTTTCCCTAGCAGGAGAAAGCTGAACACAAGACCTGTGCTGTTTAACTTGAGTACAGTCTCCATCCATCTTgctggactttttttttaacctctgaaTTCTCCAAACTGttttttgatttattatttgaactccaaaaaagaaatcaggttatgatggaaaagacctctcgAAACCAccatttaaatgtaatttttttcaacagaaaaactCTTTGTACAACATTTTCAGGCAGTCATCTCCTGAAGGTGTGCACAGCTGGAGAACAGGCCATGCCTAATGCCCTGAATCTCTTCTTCTGGCTGCCTTATCTATCAGGATTGCTCAGGAATAATTTTTCCTTGGATGACTATAGGAGGGTGAGCCCTTGAGGTCAGGTGGAAAATCACCAGGCACGGTTTGTATAGAAGATGGGAACCACTTGCAGAAATGCTATTAAAATTCATGGTGtgcattaaaatacatttagcAGAGAGTGCTAAATGGCTGAGTGGGTTTTGATCTTTAATCAGAAATGGTTGCTGTGGTGAGTGACAGCCAGTGGAGGTGCAGATGTAGGAGAGGAACACCCAGGCTACACTGCTGTGTGTCCAGTGCCAGGATGGTCCTTGTCATTGAAACCtgaagggaaggaggcaggagaggaaaacCACTAAATGGGACAGTTTGGAAGCCTGGAGATAAATTTCAGCAATTTAAATAAGTTACAGCAGGCaggttggggaaaaaaaaatccagaaactCTACCAATATCTTGGAAACTCATAAGAACTGGAAAATCAACCTCTTTAATGCCAATGACTCCCTGACTTTGCTaatctgtgggaaaaaaataccttttgcaGATAAATCCTGTGTTTGGGTCAGCCTGGAGGGTGCTCTGACCCCCTTGTACACCTTAGAGAAATGCAACTCCTTTTTAAGGCTCAACTCACCTCCCAGACAGAAATGTTGAGTTGACTGAGGTGTTTCAGAACCACTCTGAACATCTCACAGCTCCTAAAGCAGAAATTAAGTCTGTTCCCCCATGATGGGCTTGGCAGGTACCATAGATTTAGTGTCAGATGTGAAGAACCAAACCTGACCAGACCTCAGCAGTCTCTTCATTCCAGGCCCATCCATGTGCTGTGCCATTGGAATGCTTACCTGCCTCAGGAGGAGAATGCCAGCTCTTATGCAAACATGTCCACCCCAAAATTTGccttcagagaggaaaacaggcaACTGAGGAAGCACTGTGGCCCTCACACCTAATCCTTCCCCAGATCTCTGCTCAGATTTAcattttctcttcccctcaaaTCAGGATGTTCATTTGAATCTTTCTCTGGGGCAGCACCTTCTGTTTCAGGTGCTGATGCCCCTTGAAAAGGAGGAGGTAGAGCTTCTCCAGTCCACATGATTAACAGGACCTGCCAATGATCCTCAGTGTTTAATTAGTTATAGGCATCAATAATGTAATTGCCTCCCAGAAAGCAGGTTTAATTCTTCTTTGAATAACCTCTATGTACATTGAATTTCAGAGTCCATATACATACACATGCCCCTATAAAGAGAGAAATAGACTTTAATCTTGTACAAATGTACAGCCATAATATACATAGATCATTAAGTTCTCTCATCAAGAATAAATAGGTTGGTTATGCCACAGGCTAATGAGCTGAATTTAAGGTTCAGTAA
Protein-coding sequences here:
- the LOC139680506 gene encoding claudin-8-like, giving the protein MACCVLQITGLILGGVGMVGTLAATVMPQWRVSAYIEGNIVVFETIWEGLWMDCISQMGLRLQCKFYDSFLALPPPLEAFRALMCIAVVLSVLSFLMAIAGVKYTQRTKEDPQGVSIFILAAGIAFLLTGTLVLIPVSWTGGSIIRDFYDPEVPVPLKRELGAALFVGWGSTALLLAAGAMYCHFWCWADTAAKSRYPLLAQHSLHRPGTARGPSLGVHAYV